The genome window ACTGATTTAATTCAATCTGCGCATCATATATTTTTAATGAATCGATTGTTATTGCATAAGTAATAGCTCTAATTTTTTCACTTACCGCCGTAGCTTTTTCATCAATTAAATCTGCCTGAAAAATATGTAATCCCTCTGCAAGCTGATTATTTAACAAAGTTACCCATTGCATTGGTGAAACTTCCTGTTTGCACAAACAATCAAAATATTCAGCAGAGCTAGAAATTCCCGTAGGACATGCTGGTGAAAAGCTAACTTTTGGGCGTGGTGTATATCCCTGGCTATAGCAAACCGGCATCCTGCTATAGCGAATAGCTCTTAAAATATGACTAGTTGTTTCTAACTGTGAAAAATAAACTGCAGCCCCAAACTTTTGATAGCGCATGCGTATTCGCACACGTTGATTTTCTGTTGCATCATTCTCTATACAATTATTGAGGCTATTTTTTAATTTTTCTTGCCGACAATCAGTCTTAGCTAAACTAACATCTGGAGCTGAGTATATGATCTGGCGTAACTCAGTTGTTGCTTTTTTAAGGCTAATTTTTTTCTTGTATGGGTCAGCTCGATCACAGGCACCACATGCATAACAACGATCGCTACGAGTACAATCTTGGGTCGATAAAAGCTGCAACGCGCGTTTGCGTTCACGACGTAAAAACTTTTTTAGTGGCCCAACATGCAAATGATCCCACGCTAATAAATTGTTGATATCACGAACCTCTAAATAATCATCTGCAGTAATACCTACGGACTTAAAACACTCTGAAAATGCTTGTTCCCATTTTGATATATCAAAAAAATCACTCCAACCATCAAGTCGGCAACCAATTCGCATTGCTTTTTCGATAGCATCAGCTAATTGCCTATCACCTCGCGCTAAAACTCCTTCAACATATGATTGTTTGGGATCATGATAACGTATTTGAATACGATGATTTCTCAATTTATCACGTAAATAATGTAACTTAGCTTTTGTTTCATTAACCGTTATTTGCCGCTCCCACTGTAGCGGTGTATGGGCTTTTGGAACAAAAGTTGAAACCGCAACCGTAATACTAGCCGAACGATTAATTTGTCTGGCTGCTATACGGGATTTTTTGGCTAAGTTGACTATCGCTTCTAAGTCCGTCTTTTCTTCACTTGGTAACCCAATCATAAAATACAACTTGATAGTACGCGCTCCAGCACTAACGGCTGCTATTACCGCATTGATTAAATCGCTTTCATCGTTATTTTTATTGATTAACTTTCGTAAGCGATCACTGCCAGCTTCTGGGGCAATAGTAAAACCCGAAGTAGAAATTGCATTTAATCGTGTGGCAATTTCATTAGTTAAAGTTTCACTACGAAGTGATGGTAATGACAACTCAACATGCTCTTTTTCGCATAAAGTTAACAATTCATTAAGTAAGTAATTTATCCCACCGTAATCACCAGCAGATAACGATAATAAACCAATAGTATCAACACATGCAGTATCTAATGCCTCACGAGCAATCGACAATACTTTATCTGGCGAACGTTGGCGCACTGGACGTTGAATCATCCCCGCCTGACAAAATCTGCAACCTCGACTACAACCTCGTTGAATTTCAATTGCAAAACGCTCATGTATGGGTTTGACATTTGGCTGTATTTGTTTGACTGGGTAGCTTAAATGCTCAAGATCAGCTAAACGCCGTCGATAAACTATTGGTATGGTTTCACAAGTGTAAAGCTGTTGTTTTTGTACAGATTTAGCTTTTATCGAAGTTACATGAATCCCATTATATTGAATATCATAATGAAAAGGTACATATACACCATCAATATTAGCTAACTCATGTATTGCCTCTAAACGGCTAAGTTTTTTCTCGCGACGCAACGAGGCAATATAAGCAATATCTAAAATAGCTTCTTCACCATCACCTATAAGAAACGCATCAAAAAACGGTGCTATTGGTTCAGGATTGGTCGCATTACTACCACCTCCAATTACTAATGGTTCGTCTTCTTTTCGATGTTGTGAACGTAGGCTAATACCACCTAATTCAAGCATTGCCAAAATTGTCGGGTAAGCTAACTCATATTGTAATGTAAAACCTACAACATCAAACGCCCTTAAAGGGGTACGTGTTTCAAGCGACCAAAGCAGCACGTTACGCTCTCGCATAAGCCGCTCTAAATCATGGGCTACAGCGTTAACTCGTTCTGCGGCATAATCTTTTTGTTGGTTTACAATATGATAAAGCAACTTATAGCCAACATAACTTTCAGCAATTTCATATAAGTCGGGAAAACATAAAGCAATACGAGCTTTAACCGGAGTGGATTTGCAAACAGAATTTAGTTCGTAACCCGTATAGCGTGCAGGTCGCTCAACTTCTGATAATAGAGAATTGAGTTCGTCCCACGTTAATTGTGTATTTGAATACAACCAATGCCTCTGATTAGCGTGAAGAAGGTTATTTAAAACTTCTAAGGTGCTATTTTATCTAAAATTCTATCAAGTTCGTCTAATGAATTAAAAAATATTTCAACACTGCCTTTGCCATGTCTATTACGCAGGCGAACTTTTGTACCTAAAGCACGCAACAATCGTTCTTCAACATTTCGTTCAGCCGACGATACTTTTTCTTTTATTTTCTTATTATTTTGCTGAGCAAGGCGTACATTACGCTCTGTTTCTCGTACCGTAAGTTTTCTATCAATAATATCTTTAGCGATTTTACGCAAAAGCGCATCATCGCCAAGTGACATTAAAGCTCGTGCGTGACCTGCAGTAAACTGACCATTTGCTAATAAAGCCAAAACATCTTTTGGTAAACGAATGATACGTAAACTATTAGTAACTGCTACTCGGCTTTTACCTACAGCTTTGGCTACTTCGTCTTGAGTTAAACCATGATCATTGATCAAGCGATGATATGCTTCAGCTTCTTCAATGGGATCTAAATCTTGACGTTGAATATTTTCTATTAAAGCTATTTGTAAT of Deltaproteobacteria bacterium contains these proteins:
- a CDS encoding TIGR03960 family B12-binding radical SAM protein, which gives rise to MYSNTQLTWDELNSLLSEVERPARYTGYELNSVCKSTPVKARIALCFPDLYEIAESYVGYKLLYHIVNQQKDYAAERVNAVAHDLERLMRERNVLLWSLETRTPLRAFDVVGFTLQYELAYPTILAMLELGGISLRSQHRKEDEPLVIGGGSNATNPEPIAPFFDAFLIGDGEEAILDIAYIASLRREKKLSRLEAIHELANIDGVYVPFHYDIQYNGIHVTSIKAKSVQKQQLYTCETIPIVYRRRLADLEHLSYPVKQIQPNVKPIHERFAIEIQRGCSRGCRFCQAGMIQRPVRQRSPDKVLSIAREALDTACVDTIGLLSLSAGDYGGINYLLNELLTLCEKEHVELSLPSLRSETLTNEIATRLNAISTSGFTIAPEAGSDRLRKLINKNNDESDLINAVIAAVSAGARTIKLYFMIGLPSEEKTDLEAIVNLAKKSRIAARQINRSASITVAVSTFVPKAHTPLQWERQITVNETKAKLHYLRDKLRNHRIQIRYHDPKQSYVEGVLARGDRQLADAIEKAMRIGCRLDGWSDFFDISKWEQAFSECFKSVGITADDYLEVRDINNLLAWDHLHVGPLKKFLRRERKRALQLLSTQDCTRSDRCYACGACDRADPYKKKISLKKATTELRQIIYSAPDVSLAKTDCRQEKLKNSLNNCIENDATENQRVRIRMRYQKFGAAVYFSQLETTSHILRAIRYSRMPVCYSQGYTPRPKVSFSPACPTGISSSAEYFDCLCKQEVSPMQWVTLLNNQLAEGLHIFQADLIDEKATAVSEKIRAITYAITIDSLKIYDAQIELNQFLARTTQIMQVARKKVVHEHDVRKAVQNAILIKNELILTVSFSVKGALKIREVLNAIFSDVKSFVRAIHKKELQFEV
- a CDS encoding ParB/RepB/Spo0J family partition protein, whose product is MDPNKDTGPRKALGRGLAALIPNSPTGSFSSPSSGLRQLPIEKVLPNREQPRKIINDDALLELAQSIKEQGVLQPILVRRKGEGYQIIAGERRWRAAAKAGLHEIPAIVKDFSDTEVLQIALIENIQRQDLDPIEEAEAYHRLINDHGLTQDEVAKAVGKSRVAVTNSLRIIRLPKDVLALLANGQFTAGHARALMSLGDDALLRKIAKDIIDRKLTVRETERNVRLAQQNNKKIKEKVSSAERNVEERLLRALGTKVRLRNRHGKGSVEIFFNSLDELDRILDKIAP